In the uncultured Methanobacterium sp. genome, one interval contains:
- a CDS encoding DUF4013 domain-containing protein: MNIKEIIIDSIKYPFSDWKKILILGLIVVIYKIPLNMFPIEVQNGFTDQFLVIALLINCFITGYFFKIIQHSLKTKKELPKFNKWVKLFKNGFEVTCVSLIYSIPATLPIIIFNSSLLNFYSHEPYFFIFIMDAAINHGYLYTIWFAYVLYLIILFPISLIAIANMANNDGKWSYAFEFKAIFDKIKNIGWIKFYSWYLLTSVIDLLIFLIGSLITLLSILIPTFPFGLIDSLILTPYIYIFFARSIALIYQSDNTI, translated from the coding sequence TTGAATATTAAAGAAATTATAATAGACTCTATCAAATATCCTTTTTCGGATTGGAAGAAAATTCTTATTTTGGGATTGATAGTTGTAATTTATAAAATACCACTTAATATGTTTCCAATTGAGGTACAGAATGGATTTACTGATCAATTTTTAGTTATTGCTTTATTAATCAATTGTTTTATTACTGGATATTTTTTCAAAATTATTCAACATTCCTTAAAAACCAAAAAAGAACTTCCTAAATTTAATAAGTGGGTTAAACTATTTAAAAATGGATTTGAAGTAACTTGTGTAAGCTTAATATATTCAATACCTGCAACTTTACCTATAATAATATTTAACTCATCATTACTGAATTTTTATTCACACGAACCTTACTTTTTTATCTTTATAATGGATGCAGCAATAAATCACGGATATTTATATACAATTTGGTTTGCGTATGTTTTATATTTAATAATACTCTTCCCGATATCCCTAATAGCAATTGCTAATATGGCTAATAATGATGGTAAATGGAGTTATGCATTTGAATTTAAAGCAATATTTGATAAAATAAAAAATATAGGATGGATTAAATTTTATTCTTGGTACTTATTAACAAGTGTAATTGATTTATTGATATTTTTAATAGGATCTCTTATTACCTTACTCTCAATTTTAATTCCGACTTTTCCATTCGGATTAATTGATTCATTAATTCTAACCCCCTACATCTACATATTTTTCGCTAGATCAATAGCTCTAATTTACCAATCAGACAATACAATCTAA
- a CDS encoding metal ABC transporter permease, translating to MTGIFEYAFMQNAFIAAVLVSVACGLVGTYVVVKRIVFISGGISHAAFGGIGLGYFLGVNPILAAIPFSIVSALLMGLTSKKVKISEDTAIGILWSLGMAIGIIFINLTPGYVPDLMSYLFGSILTVPVNDLIIMFILDVIIIIMVFLFQREFQGISFDEEFSQVMGMPTTLIYLLLLSLVALSVVVMIKVVGVILVIALLTIPAAIAKQYTYNLGRMMILAVILGMILTTAGLYMSYLFNLASGATIVLVLGLGFLVSLLVQKFMELKLMG from the coding sequence TTGACTGGAATATTTGAATATGCTTTCATGCAGAATGCATTCATTGCCGCAGTTCTGGTGAGCGTGGCCTGTGGATTGGTGGGGACCTACGTGGTTGTTAAGCGTATAGTCTTCATCAGTGGGGGAATATCCCACGCTGCCTTTGGGGGTATTGGATTGGGATACTTCCTGGGAGTAAACCCCATACTGGCGGCAATACCATTCAGCATAGTTTCCGCTCTTTTAATGGGACTAACCAGTAAAAAGGTTAAAATCAGTGAAGACACAGCTATTGGTATACTCTGGAGTCTGGGAATGGCTATTGGAATTATATTCATTAATTTAACTCCAGGATACGTGCCGGATCTCATGAGTTACCTTTTCGGAAGCATACTTACCGTACCAGTCAATGACCTGATAATAATGTTTATACTGGATGTTATAATCATCATCATGGTCTTTTTATTCCAGAGAGAGTTCCAGGGCATTTCCTTTGATGAGGAATTCAGTCAGGTGATGGGCATGCCCACCACTCTTATTTACCTCCTCTTATTATCCCTGGTGGCACTATCAGTGGTGGTTATGATTAAAGTGGTGGGAGTTATCCTGGTGATAGCCCTTTTAACCATTCCAGCAGCCATCGCCAAACAGTACACCTATAATTTGGGGCGGATGATGATCCTAGCGGTGATCCTGGGGATGATACTTACCACAGCTGGTCTATACATGTCCTACCTTTTCAACCTGGCTTCCGGAGCAACCATTGTCCTGGTTCTGGGATTGGGATTTTTAGTTTCATTGTTAGTCCAGAAATTTATGGAATTAAAATTAATGGGATAA
- a CDS encoding zinc ABC transporter substrate-binding protein, translated as MERKKLLIVLGILLLILIAFSTYFYTSTGNSTGSADGKIGVIVTVGPQEEFVKRVGGDRVNVTVMVPPGADPHTYEPLPNQMKQVQDAKIYFQVGSGIEFELTWMDKLTSMNSQMKVVNTSAGIQLIPNTAEQEAGSDPHVWVSPRNAKIMVENIYQTLVQEDPQNKDYYTKNRDEYLKELDDLDKNITQTMSGKNNTKIMVYHPAWAYFCKDYNLQQVAIEQAGKEPTPQNIAFLVDTARNESIKVIFVSPEFSTSNAQVIANEIGGKVVVVDPLSQNYLENMKKVADAFAAT; from the coding sequence ATGGAAAGAAAAAAACTTCTCATTGTTTTAGGAATATTACTCCTTATTTTAATTGCATTTTCCACTTATTTCTACACTTCCACTGGAAACTCCACAGGTTCTGCAGATGGAAAGATTGGAGTTATTGTAACGGTTGGACCTCAGGAAGAGTTCGTAAAACGGGTTGGCGGGGACAGGGTTAATGTAACGGTGATGGTACCACCTGGTGCAGATCCCCATACCTATGAGCCCCTCCCTAACCAGATGAAACAGGTTCAGGACGCTAAGATATACTTCCAGGTCGGGTCCGGTATAGAATTCGAACTCACCTGGATGGACAAGCTAACCAGCATGAACAGTCAAATGAAGGTGGTTAACACCTCTGCAGGCATCCAACTAATCCCTAACACTGCAGAGCAAGAAGCAGGTAGCGATCCTCATGTATGGGTTTCACCCCGGAATGCTAAAATCATGGTGGAAAATATTTACCAGACCCTGGTGCAGGAAGATCCTCAAAATAAGGATTATTACACCAAAAACAGGGATGAATATCTAAAAGAACTGGATGATTTGGATAAAAATATAACCCAAACCATGTCTGGCAAAAACAATACAAAAATAATGGTTTACCACCCGGCCTGGGCTTACTTCTGCAAGGATTATAATCTCCAGCAGGTAGCCATTGAACAGGCAGGGAAAGAACCCACGCCTCAAAATATAGCCTTTCTGGTTGATACGGCCCGTAATGAAAGTATTAAGGTTATTTTTGTTTCTCCTGAGTTTTCCACAAGCAATGCCCAGGTAATTGCCAATGAAATCGGGGGTAAAGTAGTGGTTGTGGATCCACTAAGTCAGAACTACCTGGAAAACATGAAAAAAGTGGCAGATGCATTTGCAGCTACTTAA
- a CDS encoding CopG family ribbon-helix-helix protein, translating into MAIISVSLNEKLLEEIDALKEDIGFSGRSEIFRASTRLLIADNDEKKNLEGYINSILILIHPKKSEDKVTQIKHNFEDIINTQIHSHLQENQCLELFILEGDAGRIRELSRLLNRNIKFLYSKLVPLPQE; encoded by the coding sequence ATGGCCATAATTAGCGTATCCCTCAATGAAAAACTCTTAGAGGAAATTGATGCCCTTAAGGAGGATATTGGATTCTCTGGCCGTTCAGAAATATTCAGAGCCAGCACTCGACTTTTAATTGCAGATAATGATGAAAAAAAGAATTTAGAAGGATATATTAATTCTATACTAATTTTAATCCATCCCAAAAAATCAGAAGATAAGGTCACCCAGATCAAGCACAATTTTGAGGATATTATCAACACCCAGATACACAGCCATCTGCAGGAAAACCAGTGCCTGGAACTCTTTATCCTGGAAGGGGATGCTGGGAGGATAAGGGAACTTTCCCGCCTTTTAAACCGTAACATCAAGTTTTTATATTCAAAACTGGTTCCATTGCCCCAGGAATAA
- a CDS encoding thioredoxin domain-containing protein, with product MSLNPSPESGNTQNHLKDEKSPYLLQHVDNPVDWYPWGDEAFNKARNEDKPIFLSIGYSTCHWCHVMARESFQDPEIGDLLNQVFVPVKVDREERPDIDSVYMTVCQMITGSGGWPLTIIMTPDLKPFFAGTYFPKDTGPRGTGLRDLILNVKDLWDNKRDDLIKSAEELTQSLQQISQGPQSQSSPEAYGFSEESGDELLKQAYQSLRDNFDDKYAGFGNNQKFPTPHHLLFLLRYWKHTGEDAALTMVERTLDTMRKGGIYDHVGFGFHRYTVDRQWVVPHFEKMLYDQALLVIAYTEAFQATGKIRYRETAEEVLEYILRDMKSPEGGFYSAEDADSEGEEGKFYLWTIDEIMDLLGSDEGTLFSEIYSVSADGNFKDEATRTKNGRNILHRTQTWDELSKKLGMSPEELWWKAEAARETLFQARKSRIRPHKDDKILTDWNGLVIVALSLAGKVFAREDYLIAASQAVNFIMTKLHHMGRLKHRWRDGEAAVDGNLDDYAYLIWGLLELYQATFQSEYLKTALKLNQTLLENFWDNDNGGFYFTPDFTQKILIRQKEAYDTALPSGNSVEMMNLEKLYQITEDIKINETSHGLERYFAPLIAQSPVAFTMFLSAITLKVGSAFQVIILGEKDSPDTQEMLKVIQKEYLPNVVLILKSSDDTLINQIIGSLEHKTMVNGQSTAYVCGNGTCHAPVSNSGDLVNLLK from the coding sequence ATGTCCCTTAACCCTTCTCCAGAATCTGGAAATACTCAAAACCATCTTAAAGATGAAAAAAGCCCTTATCTCCTTCAGCACGTAGATAACCCTGTAGATTGGTATCCATGGGGTGATGAAGCATTTAATAAGGCTAGAAACGAAGATAAACCTATATTTTTATCAATTGGTTACTCAACCTGCCACTGGTGTCATGTCATGGCCAGGGAGTCATTCCAGGACCCTGAAATAGGAGATCTCCTAAATCAGGTCTTCGTACCAGTTAAAGTTGACCGGGAGGAAAGACCAGATATTGACAGTGTCTACATGACCGTCTGTCAGATGATCACCGGAAGTGGTGGATGGCCCCTAACCATCATCATGACCCCTGACCTAAAACCATTTTTCGCAGGAACATACTTCCCCAAAGATACAGGTCCCAGGGGAACAGGCCTCAGGGACCTTATCCTAAATGTCAAGGATTTATGGGACAACAAAAGGGATGATCTAATTAAATCAGCCGAAGAACTGACCCAGTCACTACAACAGATATCTCAGGGTCCCCAATCTCAAAGTTCACCAGAGGCTTATGGATTTTCCGAAGAATCAGGGGATGAATTATTAAAACAGGCTTACCAATCACTCAGGGATAACTTCGATGATAAATACGCCGGGTTCGGGAATAATCAGAAATTCCCCACACCACACCACCTGCTTTTCCTTTTAAGGTACTGGAAACACACTGGTGAAGACGCAGCTTTAACCATGGTGGAGCGGACACTGGATACCATGAGAAAAGGGGGAATATACGACCATGTTGGCTTTGGTTTTCACCGTTACACTGTGGACCGCCAGTGGGTTGTTCCGCACTTTGAAAAGATGTTATACGACCAGGCCCTCCTGGTAATTGCATATACTGAAGCCTTCCAGGCCACCGGGAAAATCAGATATCGGGAAACAGCTGAAGAAGTTCTTGAATACATTTTAAGGGATATGAAATCACCTGAAGGTGGGTTCTATTCTGCTGAGGATGCAGACAGCGAAGGAGAAGAGGGTAAGTTCTACCTGTGGACAATAGATGAAATCATGGATCTATTAGGTTCTGATGAGGGAACCCTGTTCTCGGAGATTTACTCGGTTTCAGCGGATGGGAACTTCAAAGATGAAGCTACACGAACTAAAAATGGTAGAAACATACTACACAGGACCCAAACCTGGGATGAGCTTTCAAAAAAACTGGGAATGTCCCCTGAAGAGTTATGGTGGAAAGCAGAAGCTGCACGGGAAACATTGTTCCAGGCCCGTAAATCGCGGATACGTCCTCATAAGGATGATAAGATTCTCACTGACTGGAACGGGCTGGTCATTGTGGCATTGTCCCTGGCTGGTAAAGTATTTGCCAGGGAAGATTATTTAATTGCAGCCAGCCAAGCAGTGAACTTCATAATGACTAAACTTCACCATATGGGACGATTAAAACATCGCTGGCGTGATGGTGAAGCTGCAGTGGATGGCAATCTAGATGATTATGCCTATCTTATCTGGGGACTCCTTGAACTTTATCAGGCTACCTTCCAATCAGAATATCTTAAAACTGCCCTTAAACTCAACCAAACTCTTCTAGAAAACTTTTGGGATAATGATAATGGTGGGTTCTATTTCACCCCAGATTTCACCCAGAAAATCCTGATAAGACAGAAAGAGGCCTATGACACAGCATTACCCTCTGGAAATTCAGTGGAAATGATGAACCTGGAGAAACTTTACCAAATAACTGAAGATATTAAAATCAATGAGACTTCCCATGGATTGGAAAGATATTTCGCACCACTAATAGCTCAATCACCCGTTGCATTCACCATGTTCCTTTCTGCAATAACCCTGAAGGTAGGCTCTGCATTTCAGGTGATAATCCTTGGAGAAAAAGACAGCCCGGACACTCAGGAAATGTTAAAGGTTATCCAGAAAGAATACCTGCCCAACGTAGTTTTAATACTTAAATCCAGTGATGATACATTGATAAATCAGATTATCGGATCTCTGGAACATAAAACTATGGTTAATGGTCAGTCCACAGCATATGTATGTGGTAATGGGACTTGCCATGCTCCGGTAAGTAATTCAGGAGATTTAGTCAATCTTTTAAAATGA
- the dmpI gene encoding 4-oxalocrotonate tautomerase DmpI, with product MPVITIDAPPMNKEQKRELVSSFARTASKVLNLPVSAMVIIIREVESENVGTGDILLCDREP from the coding sequence ATGCCAGTCATAACCATAGATGCTCCTCCCATGAACAAGGAGCAGAAAAGGGAATTAGTAAGTTCATTTGCCAGAACTGCCAGTAAAGTATTAAACCTTCCAGTTTCGGCCATGGTGATCATAATCAGGGAAGTAGAATCGGAAAATGTGGGGACAGGAGACATCCTGCTCTGTGATCGTGAACCCTAA
- a CDS encoding metal ABC transporter ATP-binding protein, translating into MVNNAVEIENVSLKINNQPILTNINLNIGMNDFLAIIGPNGGGKSTLLKVILGLTKADHGQITVFGNKPGNPHNPIGYLPQHVSFDPDFPINVFDTVLSGRYHGFFKGYSDEDLQMVKKALEEVDMLKLQHRQMSRLSGGQMQRVFIARALVREPKLLLLDEPMASIDPEMQNSFYKLLSRLRERMAIVLVSHDVGAVSTQVDNIACLNQKLYYHGPVENSEEGLEAVYKCPIDLISHGIPHRVLKKH; encoded by the coding sequence ATGGTTAACAATGCGGTTGAAATAGAGAATGTATCTTTAAAGATTAATAATCAGCCAATACTCACAAATATCAATCTTAATATTGGGATGAATGACTTTTTAGCCATAATAGGCCCTAATGGTGGGGGTAAAAGTACCCTACTTAAGGTTATATTAGGACTCACAAAAGCAGATCATGGTCAAATTACAGTATTTGGAAACAAACCCGGAAATCCTCACAATCCCATTGGTTATCTTCCCCAGCATGTATCATTTGACCCTGATTTTCCAATAAATGTTTTTGACACAGTCTTATCCGGGCGTTATCATGGTTTTTTCAAGGGTTACTCTGATGAAGACCTGCAAATGGTCAAAAAAGCCCTGGAAGAAGTGGATATGCTCAAGCTGCAGCATCGTCAGATGAGTCGGCTTTCTGGAGGTCAGATGCAACGTGTTTTCATTGCCCGGGCACTGGTTAGAGAACCTAAACTACTACTTCTGGATGAACCCATGGCCAGTATCGACCCTGAAATGCAGAATTCATTTTATAAACTGTTATCCCGCCTTCGTGAAAGAATGGCCATAGTGCTGGTCAGTCACGATGTTGGGGCGGTTTCCACCCAGGTGGATAACATTGCCTGCTTAAATCAGAAACTGTACTACCATGGTCCGGTGGAAAACTCAGAAGAAGGTCTGGAAGCGGTCTATAAATGCCCAATTGATCTTATAAGTCATGGAATTCCTCACAGAGTTCTGAAGAAACATTAA